One Chrysiogenia bacterium genomic window, TTGGTAAAAACTATTTTTACCACGCCGGATCAATGACCCAATCCGACCGGCAGCGGCCAGTTAAGGAGCGAACCGAGATGGAAACACAGGCTCAGATTCCGACCAGAGACAACACCGAGCAGCAGGGCACCCGGCTTCCGGGCGGGGCGCAGATCGAAGTGCGCAAGATGGACCTCAGCGCCATCGAGAACAGTCCGAAGTACAGCCACGGGAACGACCCGGCGCTTACCCACTTCACCTACGCACTCTCGCTGCTCTTTCCCGAGGGCGAGCTGTTCTTCATGGACTCGGTGCGAAACTACCGAAAAGAAATCACCGACCCCGAGCTCAAGAAGCAGGTCAAGGCCTTCCTGGGACAGGAAGCGCTGCACACCAAGGAACACATCGCCTATAACGACCGGCTCAACCAGTGGGGCATTCCCGTGGGCTGGGTGGATCCCTGGCTCAAGCGCGGCCTGAACCTCGTGCGGCGCAGCCCCAAGAAGGACCAGCTCGCCGTGACGGCGGCGCTCGAACACTTCACCGCCATCATGGCCAACGAGCTGCTGCAGAACGAGGAACTCCAGGCGGGCTTCGACCCGGCGCACCGCGCGCTGTGGCTCTGGCACGCCATTGAAGAGACCGAACACAAGGCCGTGGCCTTCGACGTCTACCGCGTCGTCGCCGGTGACGGGATCCGCGCCGAGCTGCGCCGCATGCTCACCATGCTCGGCGCCACCGCGGGCATCCTGGCGGCCACGACTTTCCTGCACATCTACCTGATGGCGCGCGACGGGCAGCTCTTCAACGTGCGCTCCTGGCTGCACTTCGCCAAGTGGCTCTTCATCAAGCCCGGGCTGTTCGTGCGGCTCATCCCGGCATGGGCGAGCTACTTCAAGTGGGGCTTCCACCCCTGGCAGCACGACAACTCACGCCTCATCGAGGGCTGGAAGGCCCAGTACGAAGGCCAGTACGCGGTGGCCTAAGGAAGAGGGCGAGGCATGCCTTGCCCCTACCCATCCCGCTCCCCCGGTGCCTGGGGAGCTGTCACCGAAGGTGACTGAGGGGGCGCCGGCAGCGCCGCAACATGATCACAAAGCTTGCCGTCATTTCCCCATGGCGGCAGTCGTCGCAAGAAGAAGGGGCCCGGCTGATGCGGGCCCCTTCGCTTTGGTGCGGTTTGTGTCTGCCTCAGAGTCCCTGGTCACGAAGCTGGCGGGCTACATCGCGATAAAAGCTCTCGGCGTCCCACCATCCGGTGTTGCCCAGCAGGTGGTTCACTTCGTCGAGGTGGTTGGCGTTGAGATTGAGGTTCTTCTCCTCCCCCCAGCGCGCCGAAGCCACCGAGACAAACCCGTCGTTGGGACCGGAGTGGGCAATCGAACCCAGCAGCGCGAGGATCGGGTCGAACAGGTCGAGGCTGATCCAGCTCTGACGCGTGCCCGCGTAGCTCCAGTACTTCACGCCCGATACGTTGGGCGTCATGTCGTTGAAGACGCTCATGCCCGCCGGCGACATGTAGAACAGGGCCGCGGCCGCGTCCTGGGGCAGCTCGGAGTTGCCGTTGATGGCAAAGCCCAGGAAGTTCATGAACGAGATGACTGCCTCACCCAGCGCGCCGCCGGGCACGCCCCCACCGCCGCCGAAGATGCCGGCGATGGAGTTGGCAAACTCCGCGCCACGGTGCGGGCTGGCAATGCTTACAACGGCTGCGACCTTTGAGGCGCCAAGCCGGTGCGTGGTGGCATAGCGCGCATCGATACCGCCGTTGGAGTGACCGATGATGATCACCTTCTGCGCGCCGGTGATGGCCAGGATCTCCTCGATCTGGTCGGCAAGAATGTTGCCGCGGGCGATCGGGGTGTTGAAGGCCGGCACCTCCGTGGTGAAGACGGTGTTGCCGTCTTTTTCGAGGGCGGCGGCAATCTTGTAGAAGTATTCGATCCCCGCCAGCTCATCGAAGCCGAAAGCCCCGTGGGCGAGCACGATGGGATATTTCGTCCCCTTGGGCGGGGGCGTGCTGCCGCCGGCATGGGCGGCGAGCGGGTTCATAATCAGCGCTGCAACGAGCGCGGCGAGCAAACTGGGCAAGATCTGACGCATGTGGTTCCTCCTCCTGTGGACGGCCCGCGCGTGTTCCGGGGTTGGTGCGCGGTACGGTCCAGTTCCCTGTGGCTTTCCACTCTACGAAAAGGCCGCCCGCGCCATCAGGTAGCGCGGGTCACGAAGGCCCATGACGAAAGTCACGTTTTGAGGGGTGCCCCTTGCACAAAGATGGTGCAAATGGTTCGCTGACTGGATTCGGGCCTATACTGGTGGCTGCACATGACCATCCGAATCGCCATCTGCGACGACCACCCGTTCTTCCGGGCGGGCCTCTCGGGCGTGCTGCGCGCCGAGGAAGACCTCGATGTACTGATCGAGGCCGGCAGCATCGATGAGCTCACCTGCGGGCTCGCCAACGTCGATGTCGATCTGGTGCTCCTCGACGTGGAGCTGCCCGACCAGAGCGGTCTGGATGCGCTGCCCGAGCTCTCCCGCGCCCGGAGGGTGTTGATGCTGAGCGCCTTCGATGACCCGCGCCGGGTACGCCAGGCCATGCAGTCCGGGGCGCTGGGATTCCTGCGCAAGGACAGCGCGCCGCGCGAGGTGATTCGCGGCATTCGCGACGCCGCCGCGGGCAAGACCGTATTGAGTGCGGAGATGGCGATCTCGCTCGCCGAGGCCCTGCGTGCCGATCCCGACGAGCGTGAGTTCCGCCGGCGCGTTGCGGCCTTCACCCCGCGCCAGCGGGAGGTGCTCGAGCTCATCGCCGAGGGGCACTCCAACCGCGAAATCGCCGACAAGCTCTTTCTCTCCGAGGGGACCGTCAAGAATCACGTCACGAACCTGCTGCAGTCGCTGGCCCTTCCCGATCGCACGCGGCTGGCAATCCTCGCCAACCGGTACGGCCTGGAGAGCTGAACAGTGGACTGGCTCGTATGGAGCTGGGACCTTCTTTCCCGGGTGCTTGCCGGAGCAGGTTTTGCCGCGCCGCCGGAGTTCGTGGTGGGTTGCTACCTGCTGCTGGGTTTCGGAGGCCTCATTCCCGTTGAGCTCTCCTCGCGCCGTTACTACCACTATCCCTCGGGCCTGGTGGGCGTGGCTGCCTTTTTCATCATGGGGCCGCGGGTGCTGTGGTTGCCGGTGGTGGCGACCTGCATCTGGAGCGTGCTCTTCCAGGTATTCACCCGCATGGGGGTTCGCTCGCCGGCGCTCAAGCGTCCCTCCCTTCAACCCGAGGCACTGCCTGTGGCCACGGCAATCGGTGCGGTGTGCATCTTTGCGGGCGACCTCGCGCGCCGCGCGATCGGTGCGGGTGCTTATCCCCTCGACATTTCGGGCGCGCGCGGCGCGCTGCACTTCGTCCTGCTCTCGGCGATCATGCTGGCAGTGGGGCTCCCGCTGCTCGAAGCCTATTTCTGGTGGTACAGAAAACGCCGCCCCCCGCCGCCCATCGGCGACATCGAAGCCAAGCTCGGCATGCTCTACCGTGACCACGTGCTCATCGCGCTGCTGGTCGTCATGGGCGGGCCCGTCGCCTACGCGTCCATCGTCGCCTACGACCCGCAGGTGCCCTGGCTCTCGCTGGCGTGGATGAGCGTGGGGCTTTTTCTCGCCGGAACCTTCAGCATTCTCAACGAGCGCAAGAACCGGATCGTGCGGCTGGTTCGCGAACTCGAACTGAGCCGCCGTCTCATTACCGTGGGCAAGGTCGCCGCGCGCTTTGCCCACCAAACCCGGCACGAGCTGGGGCTCATCGGAATGAGTCTGCACCAGATCGAACGCCACACACGCGAGCTTCCCGAGCAGGAGCGCGAGCAGGTGCAGGCCGAGCTGGAAAAACTGGAGCGCATCCAGAATGAGCTGCGCCGCCTGATGAGCGATGCCCTCGGCGGCGGCGAGGAGTTGGCCGATGAAGCCGGGAAGCCCGCGCCGCCCGATCGGGCGGTCCCCGTTCAGGAGACGCCGGGGGTGATCGAGTTGCTCGAACGCGAGATTCTGCACGTGCGCCCCCGCGCACAGGCGCGCGGCATAAGCGTGTTGCTGGAGCTGCGCGGCAACGAGGAAATCACTCGCCGGGCCCAAAACGGCGAAAAGCTCGGCCATGCCTTTTTCAATGTGATCGACAACGCAGTGGCCGCCGCAGGCTCCAAGGTCAGCGTGCGCGTCGAACGAAACGGCGAGAATGCCACACTGGTTCGCATTCTCGACGATGGGCCCGGTATCGACCCGGAGATCTTTGGCCGCGTTACCCTGCCGTTTTTTTCCACCAAGGAGGACGGCACCGGCATGGGCCTGGCCATCGCATTCGCCGTTGCCCAGGAGGAAGCCGGCAGCCTGAAGCTCCGCAACCGCCGCGAGGGCGGCCTCGAAGTGACCTTCGAGCTGCCGGACTAGCGTCCCATTTCGGGCGGAGCAATCAGCTCCAGGATGTCCTGCGCACTCAATCCGTTGAGCAGTTCGCGCGCCTCCGCCTCACGCACCTCCTCCGGCGAAAGGGTCGACGTGCGCAGCTTTCGCAGCTCTTCCTGCAGCTCTTCGGATGAAAGCCCCATTTGCGCGGCCTCCCCCAGCAGATCCTGGCGGTCTTCCTGGTAGCGCTGCCAACGCTCGCGTCGCTCGGCCCGCTGCGCATCGAGCGCGTCCAGCCGCTCGGCCGCTTCTTCGCCAAAGTGCTTGACGCGAAGCTCGTGAAGCTGGTCGACATCGGCGCTTCGGTCGAGCTCGAGACCGCTCGATTTTTCAGCTAGCTCGCGCAGCTCCTCGTAGTATTCGGTGCGCGGATCCTTCCAGGCGACCTCCTGGCGGAGTTCCTCTGGCAGGGCCTCCTCGAGCTCGGCGATCTTCTTCTCGCGCTGGGCGTCCTGCAGACTCTCGTCGTGATAGAGATCGCTCACCGCCAGCGCATAATCCGTGGCCAGCTCGTCCTCATGGAAGAGTGCGTCCGCCAGCGATTCCCCCAACACCTCGCGCCGCAGGGCATGGAGCCGCTCAAATTTCTCGCGCATGGTCTTCGCCCCGGCGTAGAAGTCGGGCGCCTGCATCCGGTCGATGAGGTCGAGATACTTCAGGAACGCCGCGCGGATCTGCGCGGCCTCTTCGGGCGTATAGAATCGGCCCATCCACTTCTCGAGGGCGCCCAGCGCCATCTCCCGCGGATAGCCGTAGTGGTGGAACAAGATCTGGTGAAAGACATCGAGAAAGTCGGGCGAGAGGAGCTGCTCATCTCCCGCGCGATCAAAGCCCGCGCGGGGCAGGTAGCTCATGTCCGGCGGCGGCGCCTGCTTTGTTGCAGCCGGAGCGGACGTCTGCGGCGGCTGCTGCGCTGCCGGTGATGTTTCAACAAGTACCGTTGGGGCGGCGGGTTCCCTGGAAAAACGCAGTGCCAGAACGACCAGCACTGCCACCATGGCGAGCCCGCCGGCCAGATAAGCCTTGCGTGCCATCGTGACACCTCCAATGGATTCCCCGGAACGCGACCCACTCTACGCCAATCCCACCGGGGGCTGTCAACAAAAAGAGCCCGGCATCGGCCGGGCCCTTTCGCGTTTTCAAAACTTGCAGCGCCTACTGGGGGACGTTCTCCCAGTCTTTTAGAAACTGGGCGAGCCCCTTGTCGGTAAGCGGGTGCTGGGCGAGCTGGTAGATCACCTTGAGCGGGCAGGTCGCCACGTCGGCGCCGAGCAGCGCGGACTGAAGGACGTGCACCGGGTGGCGCACGCTGGCAACCAGAACCTCGGTGGCGAAGTCGTAGTTTTCATAGATGCGCACGATCTGCTCGATGAGCTCCATGCCGTCCTGGGAGATGTCGTCGAGCCGGCCCACGAAGGGGCTGATGTAGGTCGCGCCGGCCTTTGCCGCCAGCAGCGCCTGGGTGGGCGAGAAACACAGCGTGACATTCACGCCGATCCCCTCGTCGGTCAGCACCTTCGTGGCTTTCAAACCCTCGGCGATGAGCGGGATCTTCACTACGATGTTCTTGTTGATGGCGGCCAGCTCCTTGCCCTCTTTGACGATCCCGTCGCAGTCGGTGGCGACCACCTCGGCGGAAATCGGGCCGTGCACCTCGGCGCAGATGTCGTCGAGCACGTCGCGGAACTTGCGGCCGGTCTTGGCGACCAGGCTCGGGTTGGTGGTCACCCCGTCGAGCACGCCCAGCGCCTTGGCCTCGCGAATTTCGTTGATGTCGGCGGAATCGATAAAGAACTTCATGGAACCCCTGACTTTCCCGCGCGCCCTTGCCCGGCAAGGCCCCGCGCATCCCTTTGCAGCAGTGGCCCGCGACCCTAGCGCATGGGAAAGGGGTGGGGAAGAGGGGGAATCGTCCACGTAAACGTCCACGACAAGCGAAAACGAGATACGAAGGGCCCCGTGGACGTGGACGTGGACGTGGACGTGGACGGACGATGCAGCACGCCAGGAAAAGATCAAGTCCCTTGCTCTCCCCGCGCTCGTAAGCCACTTTTCCCCCCATGAAGACCGAACTCTTCGACTTCGAGCTGCCCGAGGACCTGATCGCCCGCTATCCGGCCGACCGGCGCAGCGATTCGCGGATGTTGCGACTCGATCGTAAGACGGGGGAAGTCTCCCATCATCTCTTCCGTGAGCTTCCCGATCTGCTCTCCCCGGGCGACCTGGTTGTCGGCAACGACACCCGCGTCTTTCCCGCACGCATTTATGCCGAGCGCGAGGGCGGCGGGCAGAGCGAGCTGCTGCTGCTCGAACAGGTGAGCGAGCCCGAAGGCCTGCCCGAAAACCTTCGCGGCGCTCCGGGCGAGTGCTGGCGGGTGCTGGCCCGGGGGGCCAAGCGCCTCTCGCCGGGAAAGAGCATCAAGGCCCCCGGCGCGAGCGTCACCGCCCTCGCCCGCGACGACGACAAGGTCATCCTGCGAATCGCACCCGAAGGCGGTAAGAGCGTGCTGGCCTGGGCCGAGAAAGTGGGCGAGATTCCCCTGCCCCCCTACATGAACCGACGCCCGGAAAAGATGGATCTCGCACGCTACCAGACGGTCTTTGCCGACGAACCC contains:
- a CDS encoding metal-dependent hydrolase, which encodes METQAQIPTRDNTEQQGTRLPGGAQIEVRKMDLSAIENSPKYSHGNDPALTHFTYALSLLFPEGELFFMDSVRNYRKEITDPELKKQVKAFLGQEALHTKEHIAYNDRLNQWGIPVGWVDPWLKRGLNLVRRSPKKDQLAVTAALEHFTAIMANELLQNEELQAGFDPAHRALWLWHAIEETEHKAVAFDVYRVVAGDGIRAELRRMLTMLGATAGILAATTFLHIYLMARDGQLFNVRSWLHFAKWLFIKPGLFVRLIPAWASYFKWGFHPWQHDNSRLIEGWKAQYEGQYAVA
- a CDS encoding alpha/beta fold hydrolase translates to MRQILPSLLAALVAALIMNPLAAHAGGSTPPPKGTKYPIVLAHGAFGFDELAGIEYFYKIAAALEKDGNTVFTTEVPAFNTPIARGNILADQIEEILAITGAQKVIIIGHSNGGIDARYATTHRLGASKVAAVVSIASPHRGAEFANSIAGIFGGGGGVPGGALGEAVISFMNFLGFAINGNSELPQDAAAALFYMSPAGMSVFNDMTPNVSGVKYWSYAGTRQSWISLDLFDPILALLGSIAHSGPNDGFVSVASARWGEEKNLNLNANHLDEVNHLLGNTGWWDAESFYRDVARQLRDQGL
- a CDS encoding response regulator transcription factor gives rise to the protein MTIRIAICDDHPFFRAGLSGVLRAEEDLDVLIEAGSIDELTCGLANVDVDLVLLDVELPDQSGLDALPELSRARRVLMLSAFDDPRRVRQAMQSGALGFLRKDSAPREVIRGIRDAAAGKTVLSAEMAISLAEALRADPDEREFRRRVAAFTPRQREVLELIAEGHSNREIADKLFLSEGTVKNHVTNLLQSLALPDRTRLAILANRYGLES
- a CDS encoding HAMP domain-containing histidine kinase codes for the protein MDWLVWSWDLLSRVLAGAGFAAPPEFVVGCYLLLGFGGLIPVELSSRRYYHYPSGLVGVAAFFIMGPRVLWLPVVATCIWSVLFQVFTRMGVRSPALKRPSLQPEALPVATAIGAVCIFAGDLARRAIGAGAYPLDISGARGALHFVLLSAIMLAVGLPLLEAYFWWYRKRRPPPPIGDIEAKLGMLYRDHVLIALLVVMGGPVAYASIVAYDPQVPWLSLAWMSVGLFLAGTFSILNERKNRIVRLVRELELSRRLITVGKVAARFAHQTRHELGLIGMSLHQIERHTRELPEQEREQVQAELEKLERIQNELRRLMSDALGGGEELADEAGKPAPPDRAVPVQETPGVIELLEREILHVRPRAQARGISVLLELRGNEEITRRAQNGEKLGHAFFNVIDNAVAAAGSKVSVRVERNGENATLVRILDDGPGIDPEIFGRVTLPFFSTKEDGTGMGLAIAFAVAQEEAGSLKLRNRREGGLEVTFELPD
- the fsa gene encoding fructose-6-phosphate aldolase, coding for MKFFIDSADINEIREAKALGVLDGVTTNPSLVAKTGRKFRDVLDDICAEVHGPISAEVVATDCDGIVKEGKELAAINKNIVVKIPLIAEGLKATKVLTDEGIGVNVTLCFSPTQALLAAKAGATYISPFVGRLDDISQDGMELIEQIVRIYENYDFATEVLVASVRHPVHVLQSALLGADVATCPLKVIYQLAQHPLTDKGLAQFLKDWENVPQ
- the queA gene encoding tRNA preQ1(34) S-adenosylmethionine ribosyltransferase-isomerase QueA, translated to MKTELFDFELPEDLIARYPADRRSDSRMLRLDRKTGEVSHHLFRELPDLLSPGDLVVGNDTRVFPARIYAEREGGGQSELLLLEQVSEPEGLPENLRGAPGECWRVLARGAKRLSPGKSIKAPGASVTALARDDDKVILRIAPEGGKSVLAWAEKVGEIPLPPYMNRRPEKMDLARYQTVFADEPGSVAAPTAGLHFDDEVIANLRGKDIGFETLRLHVGWGTFAPIRGDDIHQHHLDEERYEISPELTEKVRQTKGADGARVVAVGTTVTRSLETAFASEPPVLSGRSRLYITPGYRFRAIDALITNFHLPRTSLLVLVSAFAGREHVLEA